DNA from Malus sylvestris chromosome 11, drMalSylv7.2, whole genome shotgun sequence:
GTTCGTGGTGGTTGATGGCGGAGTGAGCATGATGCGGGTATAACTGTTTTTGGACTCGGATAGATGACACTGATAGTGGTTGTTCTTGTGGCTTTCTTTTGCTCTCCATGATTTTGGTGCTCAGCATAAAGGCTTTGCCTTTTGGCGCATTAAACCAAAAaggaacattttttttatttaaaccctTTTAATTTCAGTGCCACCTAAGTGGCTTTCCTCTTGGTGATGACGATCATGATTTGCCcttctttcatatttttcaataATATTTTGTCCTTTTCTAGGGAATTGCCTGCATGGCATCCCCCATTTGTTTGCTCTCTTCATCACGTGCTATTGGCATTTTTCCTTTATGGAACTTATGAAAGTTCCAGAGACTACAATGAACTTTTTATAAGAACTACAGCAACGTATCTTCAATACTTGAAGCAGCAACATGTCTTGGCACTTGGAGCAACAACACGTCTTCGATCTTCGAAACAGCAACATGTCTTCGTTCTTTGAAGCAACGACATGTCTTCGATCTTTGAAGCAGCAACATGTCCTTGGAATGAGCTCCAAAAATAGAGCAGCAGCAACCGTAAAAACTCTTCGAAATGAGCTTCTAAACCAAAGCAGCAGCAACCATTTTAACTTCGGACTGCGCTCCTAAAACGGAGCGGCAGCAACGATTTCAAATTCGGATTGCGCTTCTAAAACGGAGTAGCAGCAACCATTTTAACTTCGGGCTGAGCTCCTAAAACGGAACATCAGCAATCGTTTTAACTTCGGACTGCGCTCCTAAAACGGAGCTGCAGCAACGATTTCAACTTCGGACTGCGCTCCTAAAACGGAGCAGCATCAACCGTTTCAACTCCACATGTGGCAGCCACTGCGGACTTCTATCGCATTTAAGCAGCTCAGACATGTTGTAGCAGTTCATAGGAGTTGGTGCAGAACTTCCGTTAGGCAGAGATCTTTGGTTGGGCTCTCGCTGGGTAGAGAGGGAGAGTTACGGTTGTCTGAACCTTTAGGAAGTCGGCGGTGGCTGCAGGTGCGGTTTCGTGGGTCGGAGAACGTTTTTGTGAACGGCGTGACTGCTTGCGGTGTTGTTGAAGTGGTAGTGTTTGGCGGTGTCACAGCTGTTGCCTTGTTCGAAACCGTCCTTGCATTATCGACGGGTTTCGGGACCATCGCTGGGCACAAtgggttcttcttcttcacttgttgAAATGTGGAAGATGATGGTTTCTTCTCCGTTGCATTTCTGAAGAGACAAAGAAAGATGTCGAAACTTCTTTAGACAACCAAGAGGATGCAGGAGGCTGTGGGAAGCCGATTTGCTGCTGCATTTTGGTGAGATCTccgttgtttttgtttttgtggagCTGCAAATGTCTCCATCGGAGGAGACAAAGAAAGAACACTCCGTGGGTGGATGAATTGATAGCGGCAAGGACGAAGAAGACAACAAACGTCTCCAATGGTGGAGAAGTGGAAGGAACAAGCCCAATGACATGTTTGGGGGGTCGGTGTGAATTGATGGTGCATGTTTCCACCACCATCTTCTTTGCTTCGGttaaacaagaagaaaagaaaaaccccCCATTTTTCTGCAAAAGACGACAAGAACCCCCTAATAAAAATCATGAATCCATTATGAGAACGTAAATACCTTTTTAAGCTTTCTCCTCTCTTTTGGTTTCTTGTTGCTGTTCCTTTTCGCTTTCTTTTGCTGCTTGtcttctttctgtttttttcgTCGATTTCCTTCCTCGTGTGCTTCTCAATTTCTACagcgtttttttctttttttttcctactgCGACTGATGCCCATTTATAGGCATCATAGGAAGCCTCTGGAGCCTTTACGTGGGGGAGATAGAGGCCACCATTTTCTCTGAACTTCTACCACTATCTGTGCTGTAACCTTCCACAACTGCAACCTTTCCACGTTTTGCAGAAAATGGAGAGTCTTGCTCCACGTTTTTCTCCCCTTTTGTAGACGCAAGGAGCAGTTCCATTAACCTCTTCCATTTTCTGTTATGTGTTCTACTTTCCCGGGGTGTGGGGAAGTTGAGAAAGGCCATCACTTTGCTGAGTTGAGAATGTGGGAGTTTAGGAGAGTTCTGGATAGACAAGAACtctatttttttagtttgtgggctgttgagatttttttttccttatatataattatatatatatatatatatatatatatatatatatataaaagatatATATAATTTGAACCTCATTTTTAGTCggtccatgtttttggactactattttttttaagtggCCCCATCTTTTATTCTACTTGCTAATATATTTTCTCTATGAAAATATATGGCTCAACAGTTGCCCCCTCAAGCATCGTGCGTGGAAATTGCTTTGACACGTGCGAGGTTTGAAATTTTCTCTTCACTGGTTCCATTTCTTTTTTTGATTTGATAGTGATTTGACATCCCAGTATGTTTGAGACTCATCTGAATTTTAATCACCTGTTTTAATCATCTCCCTTGCTCAGTTTATGCTTTGGCCGGTCATCCTCCATGTTCAACATTAGAATGCTTGCTTCCATATATTTTTGATACGACGAAAGCCTCTTTTGTATCTTTTGGCTCgtgcttttattttttagattcatttttttctcttcttattAGCAGAGAAACAATCTTGGAAGTGTGGAACAGTGGATAATTGTTGCGTATTGCTGGGCTAGAGGTGGTGCTCAGTACTTCCTTTTGTTGACGGCGATGGTGACGCAACGATGATGATGCTTATTCAGGAATTCTTTTTGTTGAAGCGACAAAGGGTGGGCACACTTTTATCGCAACCACTAACGCCGCATGAGAGGTGCTTGTTTTGCCATTGGAGAACAAATCGTGCAGCTTGGGCTGTTTGTTGGTAGCCATTTCTGATATATATAGAGattccacttttttttttttttttttatatagggGAAACGAGAGAGTTTGGTCTTGTCTCTTGCTGCCGTTTTCCCTGTCGTGGGCAGGTGTAGTTTGATGTTTAAAAGAGTTTCACGCTGTATATTTCCTTGTACACAGCTGCACCATTATTCAAACATAGCCGttgcttttaatttttggtcTACACGGCATGTCTCCTTGTAGATAGTTGCACCATAACTGCTACTTTTTAGTCCACACAGCATGTTTCTTTGTAGGTAACTGCATCGTTTATTTAAACATAGATGCTGACAGTACCTGTGGGTAAACACAGGTTGATGTTGAAAGGCTCTACATGGCATACTTCCTTACAAGCAGCTGCACCATAATTCCAACATAACTATTGGCGTACCCTTTTTTAGTTATGTATAGCTGCTGCGCAGCTCCCGTGAACAAATTTGATTATTTGGTCCTAGCTTCTTTATAGTCAAGCACGCATGGATCAGACTtctattccctttttttttttttttttttttttttatatatcactttacaagtgaaaaaaaaaaaaaaaaatccttatgCTCTGCCCTAGTAATTTTTTCATCACTTTACACAAGTGAAAAATTACATATGCCTAGCACATGACAATTTGAAGAAGTGATTTTGCCACTTTCAATTTAAAGTCACCTCTAGTGGCTTTGGCCTTGGTAATTTTTGAAGATGTTAGCATATGGCAGTTCGAACAAATGCTAATCCTGTAGGGGGAAAAGAATGATTTTTGGTGagttatggctgcatctaatttttttggatcagattgcctacgtaccctgtgAAGAGATCAAGCCAAACGTAGTTCATCCCTTGATTTCGAGAAAATTGTTTTTTCGGCTGTATCTAGTAATAAAactagactacctacgtaccttGTGAAAGGATCAAGCCGAACGTAGTTCATCCCTTGATTTCGGGAAAATGTTTTTACGGTTGTATCTAGAAATAAAactagactacctacgtaccctgtGAAGGGATCAAGCCGAACGTAGTTCACCCGTTGATTTCGGggagaattttttattttttatttttttatgactgCACCCATATTTAATGATaggttgcctacgtaccctttttgagggatcaagtcatacgTAGTTCAGAGGAAAGATTCATCTTGATTTGCTTCCTCTGTACTTGCTTCCCTCTCGGAGTTCGTTGGGCACTGTTTATGCGTAGAACTTCTTTATGAGCTTTCCGTTAACGCATGGGTATATGCATTTCCCATCGGCATTAGAGAGTTCGTAGGCACCTTTTGTGAAGACTTTGGTGACAACATACGGTCCTTCCCATTTGGCTTCAAATTTTCCATGCATCTTTCTAGTGATGACGACGGGTCTTCGGACGGTTAAGACTAAATCTCCAATAGAGAATGATCTAAACTTAACCTTTTTGTTGAATGCACCTGCCACTTGAGCTTGATAGACTTCAAGTCTTTGTTGCACTGCAAGTCGTTTTTCATCAAGTGCTTCAAGTTTCGCTAGCCtgatttttacattttcttCAGGATTTGTCAATTGTGTGGCTACTCTTAAGGAAGGTAGTTGAATTTCCAAAGGTAGCACAGCTTCTGATCCATACACCAGACTATATAGAGTACATCGGGTGGATGTACGGACGGTAGTCCTATAGGCCCATAATGCTTCGGGAAGTCGTTCGTGCCAGTCTCTTTTGTTCTTTGCCACCATCTTTTTCAGGATGTTACACAACACCTTGTTGAAAGCCTCTGCTTGACCGTTGGCAGTTGGGTTGTAACTTGCGGAGAAGGCTTGTTGAATGTTGTACTTTTTGCAAAGATTGACCATGGCCCTACACTTGAAGTAGAGAGCGTTGTCTGAAATTATTTTGGACGGGACTCCATAGCGAtagattatatttttctttatgaAATTTGCAACATCTTCCGCTTTCACTTCTTTCAACGGTATTGCCTCAGCCCACTTTGAGAAATAGTTCGTGCCTGCTAAGATGTACTGATGCTGGAGGGACGATTTTTGGGCTATCATGCCTATCACATCTAAACCCCATGCATTGAATGGCCAAGACAAGATGGTCGGATGGAGGGGCAATGGATTTTGATGCTTGAAGTCTCCATGTATTTGACCTGCCCGACATGATTTCGCGTGTTTCATTGCGTCTTGAACCATTGTAGGCCAGTAATACCCAAGTCTTTTGAATTGAACTGCAAGCTTAGGTCCAGATTGATGGGCTCCGCAAGTACCGGTATGAGTTTCGGAGAGAGTGTAGGCTGCTTCCTCATTTGATAAACACCTTAGCAATATTCCATCAAAAGACCTTTTGTATAGTGTGTCATTCAAATACACAAATCGGTTGGCCCTTCTTCGTACATCAACTCTTCCTTTGGGATCAGTtggtagtttttcatattgAAGATAATCAATCAAAGATTGCCGCCAATCTGAACGTTCATCTACCTCCAGGACTGTAACCGCATTGACTTCAGGGTTTTCTTTAATCCGCTCAAATGTTGAAGGAAGTAAATGTCGTTCTCCAACTGTAATTTTAACTTCTCTTTCTTCAGGGAGAGTTAGAGATGCCGCTAGCTTTGCCAATGCATCGACTTTGTTATTTTCAGACCTTGGAATGTGAGCAATGTTGATTTCTTGGAATTGTGACGCCAAGTGTTTTGCTCTTTCATGATACAAGGCtagattttcatttttcacagCGTATTGACCATTCATTTGCTTGATGATTAATTGTGAGTCACCATAAGCTTGAAGGCAATCAACATGTAGTTCAAGCGCAATTTGAAGTCCAATGATGAGTGCCTCATATTCTGCCGCATTGTTTGAACATAACTCCATGAGCGAAAATGAATACGGGATTAGGCCTCCATATGGTGTGATGAACACAATTCCTGCCCCCGCGCCTTTTTTCCTTGCCGCTCCATCGAAGTAAAGTTGCCATTGAGAAATGTATGTCGAGAATACTTCTTCATCCGGTAAATCGCTCGGTAACTCCATGTTGTCGGGAACAGGATGAGCTGCTAAGAAATCAGCTAGTGCTTGTCCCTTTATGGCTTTTTGAGAAACATACTTGATTTCAAAATCCGATAGTAGCGATGACCATTTTGCAAGACGACCAGATGGTACTGGTTTTGACAACAAGTATCTGAGCGGGTCCGCTTTAGATATCAAAGTAATGCTGTGTGACAGTAAGTAATGTCGTAGCTTTTGCACAGCAAAGACTAAGGCCAAGCAAACCTTCTCGATAGGAGTGTAATTTTACTCTGCCCCTACAAGCGTTCGACTTAAATAATAGAGcgcattttcttttccttcttcattGTTTTGTGCAAGCATTGCCCCCAGTGAGCGTTCAAGTGCTGCGATATACAAAATTAAAGGTTTCCCTTTAATTGGAGCCATTAACACCGGGGGTTTCAAAAGATACTCTTTAATGCTGCTGAGAGCGTTTTGACATGCATCATTCGATACGAAAGGCACATCCTTTTTCATCAGCCTTGTGAATGGTTGACATCTCCCAGATAAGTTTGAGATGAATCTCCTGATGTATGCTAATCTCCCTTGCAGTCCTCGTAGCTCTTGCAAGTTTCGAGGATGAGGCATTTCCCTGattgctttgatttttgaaGGGTCAACTTCGATTCCTTGGTACCTTACTACAAAACTAAGAAATTTTCCAGATGTCACtccaaatgcacattttaaaGGATTCATCTTTAATTGATGCTTTCGGAGTCTATCAAAGACTTTCTTCAAGTCATTCAAATGACGTtccctttttcttgttttgatgACTAGATCGTCCACATAGCATTTGATGGTGTTATGTAACATATCGCTGAAAAAGACTGTCATGGCTCTTTGGTATGTGGCTCCTGCATTTTTGAGTCCAAACGGCATTACGGTGTAACAATATAccccttttggagtgcggaatgcCGTGAGTTCTTCGTCTTCAGGTGCCATTTTAATTTGATTATACCCTGAGAATCCATCCATGAAAGATAGAGCCTCAAAACCGGTTGTGGCATCTACCAATAATTCAGTAATTGGAAGTGGGAACTCGTCTTTCGGACATGCGTCGTTAAGATCTCTGAAATCTATGCAAACACGAATTtgtccatttttcttctttaccGGTACAATACTGGCGAGCCATGTAGGGTACTGAACTTCTCTGATAAACCCAACGTCTATCAGTTTGTCAATTTCAGCCTTAGCTTGTACTTCGAGCTCGGGTCGAAAACGTCGTGGAGCTTGTTTAACATAACGTTTTTCTTTTGATATAGCTAATCTATGGACTGCCACTTTAGTGTCTAGACCAGGCATATCTTGATAGCCCCATGCAAACACATCTCGGTAATCTTGGAGAAGACATTTGTAATCTTCTAATTCTTCCAGTGTTAGTAGAGCACTTACAAATATAGGCTTAGGCTCGTTATCTGTTCCAAGATTGATTTCTCGAAGTTCATCCACagtggcttgccccccatcttCTATTTAAGGTGGTGTCGGTTGAGCGTTGTCAATAAACTCGGTTGAGTGATCACCATTCCCCTCTGTTTCATCTTCAATGGTGACACAGTTTACTTGAGCAACATTATGAACCTCTTCTTCTGTGTTTGATTCCTCATCCATTCCATAAGCTTCACTTTCTAGAAGTGGCGGTGCATTGTTGTGGGTTCTGAAGCTTGCGCAAATACAACTTTgcccatttttctttttgacaGGAAAACAAGCGGGAAACTGTCTAACATGCTCAATTGGCTCGTTATCAGATTCcttgcttctttctttgttaCCGACCATGCTGACTTGAACAACatcttgttcctcttcttgtGCATCATCATTTTTGTCTCGGTTTATCGTCACCTTTTGGCTTTTGACTCTCCACTTTTTGCCTTCATGACATTTCTTAGGTTGAGAATTGGTGATTTTACCAAGTCACTGGAGGACAGAAACTCGAGGTGGCTTGCTGCTAGATTATTCTTCAGCGCacaaactaaaaaaatagaGTTCTTGTCAATCCAGAACTCTCCTAAACTCCCACATTCTCAACTCAGCAAAGTGATGGCCTTCCTTAACTTCCCCACACCTCGGGAAAGTAGAACACATAACAGAAAATGGAAGAGGTTAATGGAACCGCTCATTGAGTCTACAAAAGGGGAGAAAAACGTGGAGCAAGACTTTCCATTTTCTGCAAAACGTGGAAAGGTTGCAGTTGTGGAAGGTTACAGCACAGATAGTGGTAGAAGTTAAGAGCAAATGGTGGCTTCTATCTCCCCCACGTAAAGGCTCCAGAGGCTTCCTatgatgcctataaataggcatcaATCATagcaggaaaaaaaagaaaaaaactctgCAGAAATTGAGAAGCACACGAGGAAGGAAATCGAcgaaaaaaacagaaagaagaCAAGCAGCAAAAGAAAGCGAAAAGGAACAGCAACAAGAAGCCAAAAGATAGGAGAAAGCTTAAAAATGTATTTACGTTCTCATAATGGATTCATGATTTTTATTAGGGGGTTCTTGTCGTCTTTTGCAGaaaaattgggggggggggggttttcttttcttcttgtttaaCCGAAGCAAAGAAGATGGTGGTGGAAACATGCACCATCAATTCACACCGACCCCCCAAACATGTCCTTGGGCTTGTTCCTTCATCTTCTCCACCATTGGAGACGTTTGTCGTCTTCTTCGTCCTTGCCGCTGTCAATTCATCCACCCACGGAGTGTTCTTTCTTTGTCTCCTCCGATGGAGACATTTGCAGctccataaaaacaaaaacaatggaGATCTCACCAAAATGCAGCAGCAAATCGGCTTCCCACAGCCTCTTGCAACCTCTTGGGTGTTTAAAGAACTTTCGACATCTTTCTTTGTCTCTTCAGAAATGCAACGGAGAAGAAACCATCATCTTCCACGTTTtaacaagtgaagaagaagaacccaTTGTGCCCAACGATGGTCCCGAAACCCGTCGATAATGCAAGGACGGTTTCGAACAAGGCAACAGCTGTGACACCGCCAAACACTACCACTTCAACAACACCGACATCAACACTGCAAGCAGTCACGCCGTTCCCGAAAACGTTCTCCGACCCGCGAAACCGCACCCGCAGCCACCGCCGACTTCCTAAAGGTTCAGACAACCGTAACTCTCCCTCTCTACCCAGCGAGAGCCCAACTAAAGATCTCTGCCCAACGGAAGTTCTGCACCAACTATTCTGAACCGCTACAACATGTCTGAGCTGCTCAAATGCGACAGAAGTCCACAGTGGCCGCCACATGTGGAGTTGAAACGGTTGCTGCTGCTCCGTTTTAGGAGCGCAGTCCGAAGTTGAAATCATTGCTGCAGCTCCATTTTAGGAGCGCAGTCCGAAGTTAAAACGATTGCTGATGTTCCGTTTTAGGAGCTCAGTCCGAAGTTAAAATGGTTGCTGCTGCTCCGTTTTAGGAGCGCAGTCAGAAGTTGAAATCGTTGATGCCGCTCCGTTTTAGGAGCGCAGTCCGAAGTTAAAATGGTTGTTGCTGCTCCGGTTTAGGAGCTCATTTCGAAGAGTTTTTACGGTTGCTGCTGCTCTATTTTTTAAGCTCATTCCAAGGACATGTTGCTGCTTCGAAGATCGAAGACATGTCGCTGCTTCAAAGAACGAAGACATGTTGCTGTTTCGAAGATCGAAGACGTGTTGTTGCTCCAAGTACCAAGACATGTTGCTGCTTCAAAGATTGAAGATACGTTGCtgtagtttttataaaaagttcATTGCAGTCTCTGAAACTTTCATAAGTCCAATAAAGGAAAAATGCCAATAACACGTGATGAAGAGAGCAAACAAATGGGGATGCCATGCAGGCAATTCCctagaaaaatgacaaaatattattgaaaaatgtgaaagaatggCAAATCATGATCGTCATCACCAGGAGGAAAGCCACTTAGGTGGCACTGAAATTAAAagggtttaaataaaaaaacgttCCTTTTTGGTTTAATGCGCCAAAAGGCAAAGCCTTTATGCTGAGCACCAAAATCATGGAGAGCAAAAGAAAGCCACAAGAACAGCCATTATCAGTGTCATCTATCCGAGTCCAAAAACAATTATACCCGCATCATGCTCACTCCGCCATCAACCACCACAAACCTGAAAGTTCCGTGAGAGTCCCAGCGCCAAGCTGTCTTCTCGAAGTTGAAGATTTCGAACACTGCAGCAACAAGCACGAACATGGTGGAAAAAGCCATCTCAAAGACTTagtttttaaaagaaacaaGTTGTTGGGCTGCCATATATTAAGGATCCCTTTATTTCTTGTAAGTATGTTTCATGCcagacaaaaaaatatatatatgaaatggaGGGGAAAAGCTACAGTAGGAAACAAAAGTTCCTTCCAAATTTGGAATGCCATTCACGTGGGAATGCTGCTTGCTTAGAGAACAAAGGAAAGCCACGGCTTCCCAACTAAATTCATATGGGCTTTGTAAATTtagagttttaatcaaaagcaTGGAGACAAAAGCTACAAGCCAACAGCAAATGAAAGGAAAGAGtttaaactcaaaagaaaaacaagtcttTTTTCACAATGAGAAAACGAGGGGCCGACTTTCATGCTTTCAAAAGTCCTATTGCAAAAAGGATTCCTACAACACACATTAGAGAAGGAAGCtgcaaaggaaaagaagaagagttccagccaaaaatacaaaaaagtcAAAAGTACGATTAAAAAATGTCGATGTGGTATTCTTTTCTTATGGGCAGGAAAGTCACTCACGTGGCAATCTGCAGGAAGGTCATTCACGTGGCATTCTGAAAAAAAGGTCATAGCTCCCCATCTAAATTTACATGGGCTCTGTAAGAGAGTAACCccatgagtttgaattttgaccAAGTATTAAATGGCAAAGGGGATGGTGCATTCCAAGACGAAAAGAAACATAAAGACAATATTAACATTATGAAGACAATGTCGGCATCAAATTGGTGGACGACGTCAGATGGGTTTATCATCTAGTGGACTTATTCTGCGTCAAAACTCAAAGGTATAAAGCTGCTTCAATTAGCTCAAAGTCATTCCAATTACTTACGAACTACGCTGGTTTGATTctgttaaggatacgtaggcagtctgatCAAGTTTTAGACGCAACCGTGAAGCTGAAACGAATCCctagtttatataaactaaattcactcctgctatcaaataccaaaatggcacgaagccgaaGAAAAATTTTCAAAGGGCACGAAGCCACAACAAATCTCAATGGCACGAAGCCATATCAAGTATCAAAAGGCACGAAGCTGCAACAAATCTCGATGGCATGAAGCCATAACAAGACTTAAATGACATGAAGCCACATCAATgctcctcgcccgcatgagctaaaactgcacaaggcatcaattCTCCTTgcccgcatgagctaaaactgcacaaggcatcaaaagctccttgcctgcacgagttgaaactgcacaaggcatccaAACCCAAATAcatgaactacgagtgacttgatccctcgagagggtacgtaggcaatctagggtCCGACCAAggtgcagtcacaaaatcaaacaaacaccaaaatccTCAAGTTATGATTTATTCAAATTAGAATAAAAGGGtattcctttccaaaagaatgattgtaattaataggcgcgtagcctagaatgggtcgaactcgaattaataaaaccctcttcgaaAAAATtgaacgagggtgaaattgtgtcgagtgaattatttgtttacatattgtgtacaatttttgctcaacatgatttttggcacgcccggtgggacccaTTTTCCCTTTCATCTCTAATGATGAAGATAATTAATGTGCTATGTGTTTTCTCTTTTGTAGGAGGAAGCATGGTGCCACGAGTCACTGTTTACTTCCACGAACTCTTTGCTGCTGCATCCAAACTTGGACATGGAGGGCGTGTTGGTCGCCGAATCTCCTTCACCATCGATGAAGCACCAACTATCTGCAACATGGTGAAGGCTAAAGTAGCAACAAAGACAAACAAGGCAGCTGTGAAAGTAATCAAGGTTGGACCAAAGAAATGCCCATCCAAGAATGCCCTAAGGAATGCAAGGAAGAAAGCGGCTCGAGCTCTTAGGAAGAAGATCACTAAGGAACAATTACTCGAAGACATCAAAAATGCCTCAAGGGTGCTTCTTGGAGATGTTTCATCCAAGAACACCAAGATACCTCGACGTAAGATCGTCAAAGTGACATCATCACCA
Protein-coding regions in this window:
- the LOC126590417 gene encoding uncharacterized protein LOC126590417 gives rise to the protein MDEESNTEEEVHNVAQVNCVTIEDETEGNDNEPKPIFVSALLTLEELEDYKCLLQDYRDVFAWGYQDMPGLDTKVAVHRLAISKEKRYVKQAPRRFRPELEVQAKAEIDKLIDVGFIREVQYPTWLASIVPVKKKNGQIRVCIDFRDLNDACPKDEFPLPITELLVDATTGFEALSFMDGFSGYNQIKMAPEDEELTAFRTPKGVYCYTVMPFGLKNAGATYQRAMTVFFSDMLHNTIKCYVDDLVIKTRKRERHLNDLKKVFDRLRKHQLKMNPLKCAFGVTSGKFLSFVVRYQGIEVDPSKIKAIREMPHPRNLQELRGLQGRLAYIRRFISNLSGRCQPFTRLMKKDVPFVSNDACQNALSSIKEYLLKPPVLMAPIKGKPLILYIAALERSLGAMLAQNNEEGKENALYYLSRTLVGADITLISKADPLRYLLSKPVPSGRLAKWSSLLSDFEIKYVSQKAIKGQALADFLAAHPVPDNMELPSDLPDEEVFSTYISQWQLYFDGAARKKGAGAGIVFITPYGGLIPYSFSLMELCSNNAAEYEALIIGLQIALELHVDCLQAYGDSQLIIKQMNGQYAVKNENLALYHERAKHLASQFQEINIAHIPRSENNKVDALAKLAASLTLPEEREVKITVGERHLLPSTFERIKENPEVNAVTVLEVDERSDWRQSLIDYLQYEKLPTDPKGRVDVRRRANRFVYLNDTLYKRSFDGILLRCLSNEEAAYTLSETHTGTCGAHQSGPKLAVQFKRLGYYWPTMVQDAMKHAKSCRAGQIHGDFKHQNPLPLHPTILSWPFNAWGLDVIGMIAQKSSLQHQYILAGTNYFSKWAEAIPLKEVKAEDVANFIKKNIIYRYGVPSKIISDNALYFKCRAMVNLCKKYNIQQAFSASYNPTANGQAEAFNKVLCNILKKMVAKNKRDWHERLPEALWAYRTTVRTSTRCTLYSLVYGSEAVLPLEIQLPSLRVATQLTNPEENVKIRLAKLEALDEKRLAVQQRLEVYQAQVAGAFNKKVKFRSFSIGDLVLTVRRPVVITRKMHGKFEAKWEGPYVVTKVFTKGAYELSNADGKCIYPCVNGKLIKKFYA